One Vitis riparia cultivar Riparia Gloire de Montpellier isolate 1030 chromosome 4, EGFV_Vit.rip_1.0, whole genome shotgun sequence genomic window carries:
- the LOC117912901 gene encoding LOW QUALITY PROTEIN: BTB/POZ domain-containing protein At3g50780-like (The sequence of the model RefSeq protein was modified relative to this genomic sequence to represent the inferred CDS: inserted 1 base in 1 codon) — translation MAEIRLTKVEQGQTKIRNVPIAVTPEGFWCCPSPVVFQKTLKAQNPLNKPKSSPPPPTKTSVQKKQAPMTERKPSSTPSRPGVVSDDQRTFASDAPVLSALVNERAPRPKVENLPRKVAIEFGEPGTSDMKVILMGKQGFYVKLSVHKNVLMENSSFFADKLSEEQSSLSCLEIEDCEDIEIYVETVGLMYCKETKQRLIKQSVSRVLRILKVAELLGFNSCMQSCLEYLEAVPWVGEEEEEKVVSSVLQLQVEGIGVXPVLKRVSSEVSNCPKDTLFHIMELVLKSSEERGRREMKSIVLKLLRENSSVPSYAGSADICNETIYSSCRSCLDSLLSMFRQAAELGFTDKPMENKEPVLKQITLEADNLSWLLEILADRQAADEFAVMWASQQELATLHTKLPVVSRHHVSCITARLFVGIGRGELLPSKDTRQLLLQTWLQPLINDYSWLQHGCRSFDRKVVEEGIGRTILTLPLEDQQSILLAWLGSFLKAGDNCPNLQRAFEVWWRRTFVRPYVEPQGNLM, via the exons ATGGCTGAAATTAGACTTACCAAGGTAGAACAGGGTCAAACCAAAATCAGAAATGTTCCAATTGCTGTGACCCCGGAAGGTTTTTGGTGTTGCCCCTCGCCTGTTGTTTTTCAAAAGACTCTCAAAGCTCAAAACCCTCTAAACAAACCCAAATCCTCACCCCCACCACCCACCAAGACCTCTGTTCAGAAGAAGCAGGCCCCAATGACTGAGAGAAAACCGAGTTCCACTCCATCAAGGCCAGGAGTTGTTTCTGATGATCAAAGAACTTTTGCTTCTGATGCCCCTGTTCTAAGTGCATTGGTTAATGAGAGGGCCCCAAGGCCCAAGGTCGAAAATTTACCTAGGAAGGTGGCAATCGAGTTTGGTGAACCTGGAACCAGTGATATGAAAGTGATCTTAATGGGAAAGCAGGGGTTTTATGTGAAGTTGAGTGTTCACAAGAATGTTCTCATGGAAAATAGCAGTTTTTTTGCAGACAAACTTTCTGAAGAACAGTCTAGTTTGTCCTGTCTTGAAATCGAGGATTGTGAAGACATTGAAATTTATGTTGAAACGGTGGGATTGATGTATTGTAAAGAAACAAAGCAACGGTTGATCAAACAAAGTGTCTCACGGGTACTTCGTATTCTCAAG GTTGCAGAGCTACTTGGCTTCAACTCATGCATGCAATCATGTTTGGAGTATTTAGAGGCAGTCCCTTGGgttggtgaagaagaagaagaaaaggtgGTTTCTTCAGTTCTGCAACTCCAGGTAGAGGGTATTGGGG ACCCAGTACTGAAACGAGTCTCTTCTGAAGTCAGTAACTGCCCGAAGGACACACTCTTCCACATAATGGAACTGGTTCTAAAGAGCAGTGAGGAGAGAGGCCGGCGTGAGATGAAATCTATAGTCCTGAAGCTCCTTCGAGAAAATAGCAGTGTCCCCAGCTATGCGGGTTCAGCTGACATCTGCAATGAAACTATTTATAGCTCATGCAGAAGCTGCTTGGATTCATTATTATCTATGTTCAGGCAAGCTGCTGAACTAGGGTTTACTGATAAACCCATGGAAAACAAAGAACCTGTGTTGAAGCAGATAACTTTGGAGGCTGATAACCTCTCATGGTTACTTGAAATTTTAGCTGACAGGCAAGCAGCAGATGAGTTTGCAGTGATGTGGGCTAGCCAGCAAGAGTTAGCAACCCTACATACAAAGCTTCCTGTTGTCTCTCGCCACCATGTTAGCTGCATTACGGCAAGGCTATTTGTTGGAATAGGAAGGGGGGAGCTGCTACCGTCAAAAGACACCCGTCAGTTGTTGTTACAGACCTGGTTGCAGCCTTTGATCAATGACTACAGCTGGTTACAACATGGGTGTAGGTCATTTGACAGGAAGGTTGTAGAGGAAGGAATTGGTAGGACAATCCTGACACTGCCTCTAGAGGATCAGCAGAGTATTTTGCTTGCTTGGTTGGGCAGTTTTCTAAAGGCTGGTGATAACTGCCCAAATCTTCAGAGGGCCTTTGAGGTCTGGTGGCGGAGAACTTTCGTTAGACCTTATGTTGAACCCCAAGGAAATCTAATGTAG
- the LOC117912147 gene encoding uncharacterized protein LOC117912147 isoform X2, translated as MATPTKLFSLCSLLMASLFAWSSSVQFDDPDWYFWFPLYASACGVNLINGIGALSLKPIRFWSLDLKEKVVREKFGSGFVVNSMYLQLQAASVQKDYVKRKEKKVPRYVECGMAILVVASYGMSYGFFVLQKGEMKS; from the exons ATGGCTACACCCACAAAGCTATTCAGCTTGTGCTCTCTATTAATGGCCTCCCTCTTTGCTTGGTCTTCATCTGTTCAATTTGATGATCCTG ATTGGTATTTCTGGTTTCCTCTCTATGCGTCTGCTTGTGGTGTTAATTTGATTAATGGGATCGGGGCCCTGTCATTGAAACCAATCA GGTTCTGGTCATTAGATTTAAAGGAGAAAGTTGTTAGAGAGAAATTTGGAAGTGGATTTGTGGTCAATTCCATGTATCTGCAGTTACAAGCAGCATCTGTCCAAAAAGATTACGtcaaaaggaaggaaaagaaagtgCCAAGATATGTTGAATGCG GGATGGCAATCTTGGTGGTAGCCAGCTATGGGATGTCCTATGGCTTCTTCGTGTTGCAAAAAGGAGAAATGAAGAGCTGA
- the LOC117912147 gene encoding uncharacterized protein LOC117912147 isoform X1, translating to MATPTKLFSLCSLLMASLFAWSSSVQFDDPDWYFWFPLYASACGVNLINGIGALSLKPISKIAKLALWLGVFLFIKVAVEDFVYGIAGFWSLDLKEKVVREKFGSGFVVNSMYLQLQAASVQKDYVKRKEKKVPRYVECGMAILVVASYGMSYGFFVLQKGEMKS from the exons ATGGCTACACCCACAAAGCTATTCAGCTTGTGCTCTCTATTAATGGCCTCCCTCTTTGCTTGGTCTTCATCTGTTCAATTTGATGATCCTG ATTGGTATTTCTGGTTTCCTCTCTATGCGTCTGCTTGTGGTGTTAATTTGATTAATGGGATCGGGGCCCTGTCATTGAAACCAATCAGTAAGATTGCTAAACTAGCACTATGGCTTGGAGTGTTCCTGTTTATTAAGGTTGCCGTGGAAGATTTTGTATATGGAATCGCAGGGTTCTGGTCATTAGATTTAAAGGAGAAAGTTGTTAGAGAGAAATTTGGAAGTGGATTTGTGGTCAATTCCATGTATCTGCAGTTACAAGCAGCATCTGTCCAAAAAGATTACGtcaaaaggaaggaaaagaaagtgCCAAGATATGTTGAATGCG GGATGGCAATCTTGGTGGTAGCCAGCTATGGGATGTCCTATGGCTTCTTCGTGTTGCAAAAAGGAGAAATGAAGAGCTGA